The Streptomyces sp. NBC_01268 genome segment GTCTTCGCTGTCCGGAAGGGATGCATCTGTGGGGGCCTCCGGGGCCGTTGAGGCCACGTGCTGGGTAACACGGGCAGTCGACATGTGACGTGTAAAATTTCACATGTCGCATTGTTCTGGAAGCCCTCTGGCCGGATTCCTTTTCCGGCTTCGTGGAAAGCCCCGGCTCAATGCCCCGGTATGGCTCTTTAGCTGGCGCTATGTGGCAGACGCCGTTGCGCGGGTGCCGAGCGGGAACCGCCGCCCCGGCGAGCCGAGGCGGCCCAGGAGACGGGCGGGAGGAGGTCGCGCAGCTGCCGCTCGTTGCAGGCGGCGGTGCCGACGATGGACTGGGCGAGCCAGGAGAGCAGGAACAGCAGGGCCATCGCGGTCCCCGGGGACCGCGAGTACAGGTGCTGCCGCCGGCCCTTCGTCCCCGCCCAGCGCGGCGAGTCGGCGTGGGCGTGCGCGCCGATCTCCTGCTCACCGTCGCTCTCCGGACCCGCCTTGTGGAGCTCCTTGGACTCGGGCGAGCCCCCCCCGCGACCTTCCACCCGCGACGCGTCGGCCCCGCACCCGGACAACAGGAGGGCCGTCAGCGCCACGCCCAGGACCGCCGCCGCGCTCCTCCCGCGGGGCCCGCGGGAGGAGCGCCGGCAAGGACCGTCAC includes the following:
- a CDS encoding DUF6766 family protein, whose product is MALTALLLSGCGADASRVEGRGGGSPESKELHKAGPESDGEQEIGAHAHADSPRWAGTKGRRQHLYSRSPGTAMALLFLLSWLAQSIVGTAACNERQLRDLLPPVSWAASARRGGGSRSAPAQRRLPHSAS